The sequence aatgacattcattaaagggtaaaatatccctaatacccttggtttaaaattaaataaacaaacaaaaataaaataaaaataaaaaaatgaaaaaaagaatttttttttattatatagtttcagattatatgttttcagattcgaaatttttataattttttttttcgaatttttttttttcaaattttctttttatcatttaaaaatactttttgaaactgtttttaaaatttttattttttattttagtatttttttttataaaattttaaaccctaattccaaaactccaccccttaactctaaaccctaaggtttggattaattaacccaaagggtataagtgtatatttacctctttaatgaaacctatttttgtgactttgagccttgagtgctactttgggaacataaacttggtttggtgctatcctagtctttttctcttttggaattagggtttaaaattttataaaaaataaaaataaaaattttaaaaacagtttcaaaaagtatttttaaattataaaaagaaaaataaaaaaaaaaaaattcgaaaaaaaaaattcaaaaaaaaattataaaacttttgaatctgaaaaatataatcTGACACtatcaaaaaatttctttttttattttttttatttttattttatttatttatatttatttttgtttgtttatttaattttaaaccaagggtattagaaatattttaccctttaatgaatgtcatttttgtgactttctccttctagtgctatttttgagacataaacttcaaaaggtgctattattgagaCATAAATCTCTAAAATACTATTACTATCTATTGaccaataaaaattaaattatcctACATCCTCAATTCTAACTCTAAGCTCATCCACTAAGGATCTgtctggttcaaacgcagcggttgcgggagtttgcggatgcagGTGATTGtagttttaagagatttgtacgtcTGATTCTGCAATTAAAGCTTGGTGCGTTTGCGGAATACTTATGACTGGTAAACTACCAAATGCATcggcggttaaataataaattaacaatatttacattttatataattataaaaatatcaaaaatcataatattataataaatataaaaattatattaaaaattatggttttaaaattttaaaattatagataatatttttattttaaaattttatcatattaattaaaatataatagatatattttagtatttttataattccaattaaaatttttattgaatatttttatttttgtatttatattgcttaaaaatatattatcctCCTGCAACCGTccacaaccgcaaacgctagctggaaccaacttttgaatttatgaagtTTAGAGCGGTTTAAAgcggtttgagtgattgttgcaaagcACCAACAACCaataccaaccgcaaaagctgcgtttgcagGTGGTAGCGGGgattttgcggttggtagcagggaaaccagtcataccctaagttctaaactctaaatttttatcaataaccccaaatttaaattaaaataaaaatattttaaatttattttttctttttatattctattttaattattttatttaaaaattattattttaattaaaattatattaatttataaatcaatatatatttaataaataatataataaatattttattctttcttcaaatgtaaaaaaaaaaactatacactTTCGATCATAACTTATCATTCTTGAGAGCATTTGGAATTGGACAAAGTTTCAAGTTCTTTTTGCAAAATAAAAGTTCCAGCTTGCCCTTAGTTTGAAGTTAGAACTTTTCATTTTACATTTGAAATACCAACAAATATTTTCATCAGAAATTtcctaaattatttttaaaaataaaatttattttaatataatattaaactagTTAACTACTTTTTAACAAACGAAacttataatattatgtaataatattttaaagtcattttcattaaaaaaaatattttaagtcatttatataaaaaatatgataagaattaaattttgaaaaacgtttttaataaGTTAGTTATATGAAAAGcgtttataaattttcaaaaaatctttaaacattttataagttgaaaacgttttaaaaaaatcaaaataatttataaattctaaaaaaaacatttcaaatttatatCCTAAATCGTTTAAAATTCCTTTTGAATTTTCAGTATTTTGTCAATGATTTCAAATGAAAAATTGTCCGTCAAAaatttctttaatatttttgacgAAATATTGATGAATagcaaaatattatattatattagaaATCAACGAATATTTTTTCGTTGAAAATTCGGTAAAAAAATTtcccatgttttcttgtagtataTGAATCTGTGTCATTCTGTCAAGCTGGACGTGACGTGAGTTTTCATAAATTGGACTGGACAAGACTAATATTTGAGCCTCAGAAAATGGAACGAAAAATGCTTTTTGAAATTCCTAGAGGCTTTCCTTTTCagttgttaaatatttagtaTCTTTTTGAACCCAATCTTTCTATTTTCACAGATCACTTGTGTCATGTTTGGAAAGCTAAGAGTTAGACTAAATCTGACGTGTATATATGAAAGCTACGTACCGTTACttgttatatattatgattttttaaaaatgtaaatcgAGTTCTTAATATGGAAGTATCTTTTTACTAAAACTGAAACATTCCTTTTATGATAAGTTTATAACACACAAGAAAACAGGAAACATTGACATATAAGAAAGGAGAATATATACCCCTTacgtcaaatatatatatatatataacagccTCTTGAATCATAAAGTTAACATCATATTCATCTCTTCTCATCTcttacaaagaaaacaaaaacatgaagtTCTTCGTTTCAGTTGTAATGTTTTTTCTCCTCTTAAACTGTTTCGCAGCCGCGCAAACTTTGATTCGAGATTCTTGCAAAACAGCTGCAGCAAAAGATCCTAAtctcaaatatgatttttgcGTCCAATCACTTGAACAAGATCCGCAAAGCAAAACTGCAACTAGTCTATCAGGATTAGTCCTAGCGTCAACGAATAACGCTGCGTCCAAAATAATTAACGTGAAAGGGATAGTTGAGATTATTCTCAAGAGCAAAAAGTATCAACCGGGTACTGAACCCGCGTTACGCACTTGCGTAGAACTTTATGACGATGCTAATGATTCTTTAAAAGAAGCTTTGATGAACGTTAAATCCGATGATTACAGAAGTGCTAATGTGCATCTGAGTGCTGCTTTGGATGAACCGAACACTTGTGAGGATGGTTTCAAAGAGAAGCACACGAAATCTCCCGTTACAAACGagaacaatattttgtttcagaAGATTTTGATTCCTTTAGCTTTTACAAATATGCTCTGATGAAATTACCATAAGTTCTTGTATTATGTAATATGGATTTTTATTTacctaataataaatttaagagCAGAAGAACATTATTTCACTGGAAATTTTTGCTActatttgaaactttttttaaaaaaaaaacagtaaaaataatatctgtaaaaaaaaaaaaatttaatgagcAAACTCAACAAATCATGACTTATCCAAAGACCTTAAGGTTACTATTATTTCAATAGTATAACTAAAATAGCTTCGCACACATTTTATAGGTTTGAATTCTAATCCTATTTGTGTATAATTGGACATTTATTCTGAAAGTCTTTTACATGCGTTTTCCAGGGAGGAATATGAGTGTGTTAGCCTTGTGGTTAACTATACAATGAGTTGAAGAATAGTGTGAACTTCTTCTCGTGTTGAACTATGTCAAGTGGAGTGATACGTGGACACCAAGTAAGGCCCTGTTCGTTTCGTGGTCGCCAGCGTCAGCGACCAGAGTCAGCGACCAGCGACTGCGACATGATGTCGCTGATAGTTGTTCGTTTGAAGGTCGCGCGATTGATCGCAGCGGTTGTCGCTATGCTGTTCGTTTCTATGTCGCGCGATTGATCGCAGCGGTTGTCGCTATGCTGTTCGTTTCTGTATCGCTGGCGAccaaatatttacttttgacatACATTTGCTCTTGTGTACTTAGGTTTCGTCAAAAACGTGGCTAAATCATTAAAACTGTAAAGTGTAATAAATCACACCATGGATGCAATATGTTTAATCATttcaatttcttatatttttcctTGTACAAGTTCACTTTTGTTTATGAGTTGTCACATTAATAAACTATAACTCTAATTAAAAAGTCTACACTTGAATATTATTTCTTGTAACTTAGAATATTGAAAAagtctaaataataaaaaaagtgaTCATACGAGTAACTTATAATAATAATCAGTacaaattcaaatcaaataaactaataaggTAATCGATATCCTCTACTCAACTCATTACCAATATGATCACGTAAACCTTCCATGGTTCTATCACCAGTCGGCTCATATGGAATATGTCCACCATGAccatcaccatcttcttcttcttcttcatcttcctcttcatctctttcttcttcatcattatcaccatgAGTATGATATTCTTCTCTTCTCTGCCAATGCACAAAATCATTATCTTCTCGATGTGAATCACGTATGAAGTTGTGTAGAGCCATCGTTGCCGTCACTAGTTTTATCCATTTGATCAAACCATATTTTGGATGCCTACGGTCAAGAATTCTCCATTTTGCTTTCCACACTCCAAATGTCCGCTCAATCACTGATCGCAAGCTTGAATGTCTCCGGTTGAACACCTCTCGAGTGTTCGTTGGCGGTCCTCCTCTGTTGAACTGATCGAGATGATACCGAACTCTACGATACGGACCAAGATACCCTGCTCTTGTGGGATATCCAGCATCAACCAAATAATACTTTCCATTTGGCGGATGTGGAAAAAAAGGCTCATTCCTCGCACAATAAGTTAATACCTTTGTGTCATGGGCTCTACCCGGCACACCCACATAAGCATATATGAACTTCATATCAAAGTTACATATAGCAAGGACATTCATGGTTGGCTCCTGTTTTCTGCCCCTGTATGCTTCTGCATTTCGTTTAGGAGGGCGGACTGAGATATGAGTTCCATCCAATGCTCCAATACAGTCTTTAAAAAATGGCCAGTATCGATCATCATTTCTCAAAGCAGGACATACTCTTGTGAACTCACCATCTTCTGGTTTTAGTGTATCTGCAGCAAATTTCAAGAGAGAACTCAAAACCTCACCAAGTTTCCTTTTGACTGTATCCAACGAACGTTGATATCTTTGTGCAATAACCCGTACTGTCTTATCTTGACCCACCACTTCAAGGAACATTGCAACCGCTTCTTCAATATAGACATTCAACGTCTCTTGTAACCCATATCTCGTTGCTAACATCTTACACAGATCTTGAAATGTCCTCTGATTCATGCGAAGAATATCATAGCACTGTTGATCTGACCCGTGCATAAGCTGCTGAACATGATTCCATCCAGCACCTCGATCTGTTCTATGAAGCAATCTCTCTGGCTTAAGCACATCAACTTCATGCTCTTCCTCAtaatcatcatcctcatcatcatcatccaagtACCACCTAACCATCTGCAAAGCATTaaaatcacatatatatatatataagttgcgAGACAGAAAAAACTACAATCTGAGTCATATTAAAACAGTCATACTGAAACAGACACTACAATCCTTCATATATCTTAACTCCAATCATATTTTCAAGATAGCTAATCTTATCATCATCACTAGAGAAAGACATAAAAGCCATTCTGTTTTCTTCAACAGCTTTGAGATGGTTAATTGCAGCAATGTGAAATGGTGACCACTTTATAATTCCAGGTAGCTCATTAAGTATCTCCAACACAGAGTGCACACGGAATTTGCGATCCTGCTGCAACACCACACGATCCTCTGCCATTATCTCTACCATCTTTTCTGCTATCTTATTTTTCTCAGCCAGAATTGCATTCCTTAGAACATAAGGCTCTTGATCAAATTCCTTACGCTTTCTTTTTGAACCTCCAGCTCTACTTGTTCCTTCTCTTGGTGCTGGCATCCCAGTGTCAACTGAATCAGACTCGTCATCCTTCTCTACATCTACTCTAGAATCTAAGCTAGCTTCTCCTTGCTGAGCACACCATCCTTCTGCTCCAGTTACAGTAACAGCACCAAACTCTGCTTCAAACACATCCATGTTTGGAGGCACTT is a genomic window of Brassica napus cultivar Da-Ae chromosome A2, Da-Ae, whole genome shotgun sequence containing:
- the LOC106422491 gene encoding pectinesterase inhibitor 12; amino-acid sequence: MKFFVSVVMFFLLLNCFAAAQTLIRDSCKTAAAKDPNLKYDFCVQSLEQDPQSKTATSLSGLVLASTNNAASKIINVKGIVEIILKSKKYQPGTEPALRTCVELYDDANDSLKEALMNVKSDDYRSANVHLSAALDEPNTCEDGFKEKHTKSPVTNENNILFQKILIPLAFTNML
- the LOC106451454 gene encoding uncharacterized protein LOC106451454 isoform X3, which translates into the protein MVRWYLDDDDEDDDYEEEHEVDVLKPERLLHRTDRGAGWNHVQQLMHGSDQQCYDILRMNQRTFQDLCKMLATRYGLQETLNVYIEEAVAMFLEVVGQDKTVRVIAQRYQRSLDTVKRKLGEVLSSLLKFAADTLKPEDGEFTRVCPALRNDDRYWPFFKDCIGALDGTHISVRPPKRNAEAYRGRKQEPTMNVLAICNFDMKFIYAYVGVPGRAHDTKVLTYCARNEPFFPHPPNGKYYLVDAGYPTRAGYLGPYRRVRYHLDQFNRGGPPTNTREVFNRRHSSLRSVIERTFGVWKAKWRILDRRHPKYGLIKWIKLVTATMALHNFIRDSHREDNDFVHWQRREEYHTHGDNDEEERDEEEDEEEEEDGDGHGGHIPYEPTGDRTMEGLRDHIGNELSRGYRLPY
- the LOC106451454 gene encoding uncharacterized protein LOC106451454 isoform X1 encodes the protein MADDKWTDEEVRYFFALYADEKKKGNRPRSGMNLAGREFIVNKFEEKFGKRWIWDRFKNKVDISRKAYVKFKKLTHNRTGLVYDALGRLEMSDAWWDQRIAMVRWYLDDDDEDDDYEEEHEVDVLKPERLLHRTDRGAGWNHVQQLMHGSDQQCYDILRMNQRTFQDLCKMLATRYGLQETLNVYIEEAVAMFLEVVGQDKTVRVIAQRYQRSLDTVKRKLGEVLSSLLKFAADTLKPEDGEFTRVCPALRNDDRYWPFFKDCIGALDGTHISVRPPKRNAEAYRGRKQEPTMNVLAICNFDMKFIYAYVGVPGRAHDTKVLTYCARNEPFFPHPPNGKYYLVDAGYPTRAGYLGPYRRVRYHLDQFNRGGPPTNTREVFNRRHSSLRSVIERTFGVWKAKWRILDRRHPKYGLIKWIKLVTATMALHNFIRDSHREDNDFVHWQRREEYHTHGDNDEEERDEEEDEEEEEDGDGHGGHIPYEPTGDRTMEGLRDHIGNELSRGYRLPY
- the LOC106451454 gene encoding uncharacterized protein LOC106451454 isoform X2: MADDMVRWYLDDDDEDDDYEEEHEVDVLKPERLLHRTDRGAGWNHVQQLMHGSDQQCYDILRMNQRTFQDLCKMLATRYGLQETLNVYIEEAVAMFLEVVGQDKTVRVIAQRYQRSLDTVKRKLGEVLSSLLKFAADTLKPEDGEFTRVCPALRNDDRYWPFFKDCIGALDGTHISVRPPKRNAEAYRGRKQEPTMNVLAICNFDMKFIYAYVGVPGRAHDTKVLTYCARNEPFFPHPPNGKYYLVDAGYPTRAGYLGPYRRVRYHLDQFNRGGPPTNTREVFNRRHSSLRSVIERTFGVWKAKWRILDRRHPKYGLIKWIKLVTATMALHNFIRDSHREDNDFVHWQRREEYHTHGDNDEEERDEEEDEEEEEDGDGHGGHIPYEPTGDRTMEGLRDHIGNELSRGYRLPY
- the LOC106451454 gene encoding uncharacterized protein LOC106451454 isoform X4 encodes the protein MADDKWTDEEVRYFFALYADEKKKGNRPRSGMNLAGREFIVNKFEEKFGKRWIWDRFKNKVDISRKAYVKFKKLTHNRTGLVYDALGRLEMSDAWWDQRIAEWQGARKYKTKVPPNMDVFEAEFGAVTVTGAEGWCAQQGEASLDSRVDVEKDDESDSVDTGMPAPREGTSRAGGSKRKRKEFDQEPYVLRNAILAEKNKIAEKMVEIMAEDRVVLQQDRKFRVHSVLEILNELPGIIKWSPFHIAAINHLKAVEENRMAFMSFSSDDDKISYLENMIGVKIYEGL